AAGCTTTAAGGATTTTCACTGAGATGAATAAAGTGGGAGTAGGTTTCAATAAGACTACCTTATCAGCAGTCCTCAAATCCATAACTAGTTTGCAGGATATTGAAATTTGTCAGCAAGTTCATGCAATTTCCGTAAAATCGGGTCTTCAATCTTCAGATTATGTTGTAAATAGCCTTATTGACTCGTATGGAAAGTTTGGCAACATAAAAGATGCAGCCAAAATTTTCCAAGAATCCAGGAAAGGAGATTTAGCATCTTTTACTTCCATGATCACGGCTTATTCCCTGTATGGACTAGGCGAGGAAGCTCTGAAGATTTATAAGGAAATGCAAGGTATGGGGGTGTGGCCAGATCCATTTGCTTGCAGTGCTCTGTTAAATGCTTGTGCAAATTTATCTGCTTATGAACAAGGAAAACAAATACATGTTCATACATTAAAACTTGGATTCATGTCTGATACTTTTGCTGGAAATTCCCTTGTTAACATGTATGCTAAGTGTGGATGTATAGAAGATGCAACTCTTTCCTTCTCAAAGCTACGTGAGAAAGGAATAGTATCATGGTCTGCTATAATCGGAGGACTTGCTCAACATGGGCATGGGAAAGAAGCCCTCCGATTATTTGATCAGATGATTAAGGAAGGTATTCACCCAAATCATGTTACATTAGTCAGTGTCCTATGTGCATGCAGTCATACAGGTTTGGTTGAAGAAGCCAAAGAATATTTCCAATCAATGGATAAATTATATGGCATAAAGCCTACTCAAGAACATTATGCTTGTATGATTGATATCCTGGGACGAGCTGGGAAGTTAAACGAAGCTTTAGAGGTTATGAACAAAATGCcatatgaagcgaatggagcaGTATGGGGAGCACTTCTTGGTGCTGCAAAAAAACACAAGAATGTGGAGTTAGGGCAACGTGCAGCAGAAATGCTATTCATCCTTGAGCCAGAGAAATCCGGGACACACATTTTGCTGACAAACCTGTACGCATCAGCTGGAATGTGGCAAAATGTATCAGAAATGAGGAAAATGATGAAggaaaataaggtgaagaagGAGCCTGGGATGAGTTGGGTTGAGGTGAAAGACAAGATTCACATTTTTATCGTTGGAGATAAAAGACACCCCAGAAGTACTGAAATTTACGCAAAGTTGAATGAGATTAGGGATCTCATGGTAAAGGAAGGGTATGTTCCTACACTGGAAAATGATCACCATGATGTTGAACAATCCGAAAAGGAGTTGCAGTTGCTTCATCACAGTGAAAAACTTGCTGTTGCTTTTGCACTTATAGCTACCCCACCAGGTGCTCCCATTAGAGTTAAGAAGAATCTTCGGATTTGCTTGGATTGTCATACGGCTTTCAAGTTCATCTGTAAGATTGTCTCTAGAGAGATTATTGTAAGAGATACAAATAGGTATCATCATTTCAAAGATGGTTCATGCTCTTGCGGGGATTACTGGTGAGTGGTGATATTGAATTGCAGAAGGTTACAGGAATCACACACTATGATGAACTACAATAGATTGTCCTACTTCTGCAAATGTTTCATTTTCTGCTTTTGATGTGAAACAGGGATATGTTTAGCTGTTACTCTGCAAATATAGAGATGAAATCGTATGAAAATGTCTTTCCACCTAGTTACTCACAGGAAAGATCGGCTTATTTTGAGAATAATATCATAATCATTTAGTTAACATAGACTGTCTTATAGCCGAGTTTGGCATTTGCATAATACCCATCGACTGGTATGAGTTCTCGACTGTCGATAACAGACTGTCTTATCTTAAGAGTAATGCAAGAATTACATTACATTAGACTGGATATAACATGGAAGTCAACTGGAGTCACATTGAATGGAAATTTATACGAAAAGTATATACAACATAACCAGTTTGCACCTTTCTAACCTGAGAGTGATGACCTGAGAGTGATATGATACAGAGTGCTGGGTAGTGTCTTCCTACCCCAAACACACAAAAATTGGAAAAAGGGAGAAAAGAATAGGCCTAAACACAACATACTTCTATTTATATACTAATCAAAAAATATCTGACTAATGTATGACAAAATTTACATAGACATTGAATCCTCTGAATCTTCTGCTGTAATCATGGTTAACAATGAAAACTTTGCTTTCATACTGATCTTTCCACCCAACATACACAGCTTTGCTCCTGTCAACACCCAATATCCAGGATGGTCTTCTGGGCCTCTTATCATTTCCTTGGTATCGACAATATTTGACAGTTTTGGTGCCGAAGAAGGAGCAGGAGGCCCGCCAGGATAGAGGGCAGAGTTTATATCTGGCTTCTGGGGTTCCGGTAATGGGGTTAATGCCCCGCTAAAACGTCCACTAATCTTTGAAAACATCCCTGATTTCCGAGATAAGGTGTTTGATTCATCCCACTCTGATCTTCGAAGTTTTGCAGAAGTCACCATAGAAAACCCTAACCTCAAAAAGAGAACCTTTTTCATGCCCATGGATTTGACCTCAAACCATGCCCTTGTTACAATTGGGGCAGCATCATCAGTGGATAAATGATTATGCTCAACTGGGGCAGTGTAAACATGGGAAAACATACTCCACTTGATAGGTTCTATGTAGTCTTTTTCGAGATGTTGATCACTATGTTGGTTGCTGTGATCATCAGAAAGTTGGATGATCCTTGGTAGAGATGAAAGATGCTGGAGATGAATTGCAAGACGGTCGCTCTTCTTACCTTCCAGGAAAAGCCGTATTCCTGTGACAGGTCTATTTTCAGTTTCCACCGGCACAACATTTACATAAAGCTTAGGACCCATTAATCCATATGGCAATGACGGTGATGCATCTTTCTTTCGTCGAAGGGTCAATGGAAGATCGCCATATGCTGGAGCCCACTGCCGAGGCAACTGATACTCAAGAAATTCAGCAAGGTCTTCAATTGGAGGTTTATCTGTACATACAAGTAATATATTAGTGCATGTTGTACTACTCATGAGAAACAAATACAAAATCTTGTAAAGGTAGGCATCTATAGTTGAGTTAGATGATCAATCCTTTTAGAGCATGTTTGGTGTAGAGTTTTtaagtgttggaaatggaaTCAATCAACTATTTCCATTACCTAATGTTTAGTATGAGAGGAGTGGTAACAAAATCCATTTCCTAAGGGTAACTATTACCACCATTTATTACCTCTCCCAACcctcattatcattatcattaccccattgcctaaAAGAGGCTTCCGCGACAAGCGGGGTAAcggggggtcggacgtacgcaaccttacccctgtaATTTCAAAGAGGTTGTTtcaaattgacccaaaagcgataactagacaacgggacgaccatcttctactccatggaaaggaagcgaagaggttttaagcgTCATTTAATTTAGTCGACCATCTTCTACtccatggaaaggaagcgaagaggttttaagcgtcatttgatttagtccattacatctcaaagcaaaagaacaaatgaatctttggctccatctgAAATGTACAACACCTCTCCCAACCCATGGTAACAAAATGGTTACCCTCCTCAATCCCCAATTT
This Spinacia oleracea cultivar Varoflay chromosome 6, BTI_SOV_V1, whole genome shotgun sequence DNA region includes the following protein-coding sequences:
- the LOC110787711 gene encoding MACPF domain-containing protein NSL1 isoform X2, whose product is MSEHFNQDHSLSGKIPSGHFNVMFSFKGCWQKDAGVTKSLAFDGCFITLYTIELPKSHMTLTEDIKREVPLLWDPVSLAAFIEKYGTHIVVGVKMGGKDVIHIKQNKSSNIEPAEVLNILKKLADERFSEDLQNSGANGKPKNKNRTNWQLQASLAQSFRPSVTSHSKNEDLVSIAVRRGGIDLGTHKEWLSTISESPNVISMSFVPITTLLSGVQGCGFLSHAVNLYLRYKPPIEDLAEFLEYQLPRQWAPAYGDLPLTLRRKKDASPSLPYGLMGPKLYVNVVPVETENRPVTGIRLFLEGKKSDRLAIHLQHLSSLPRIIQLSDDHSNQHSDQHLEKDYIEPIKWSMFSHVYTAPVEHNHLSTDDAAPIVTRAWFEVKSMGMKKVLFLRLGFSMVTSAKLRRSEWDESNTLSRKSGMFSKISGRFSGALTPLPEPQKPDINSALYPGGPPAPSSAPKLSNIVDTKEMIRGPEDHPGYWVLTGAKLCMLGGKISMKAKFSLLTMITAEDSEDSMSM
- the LOC110787710 gene encoding pentatricopeptide repeat-containing protein At5g04780, mitochondrial; protein product: MNIRRLFSLQAPLYQRTYLPFKKISLCLVLNSIFSSKHFQTLPRYSENHQTGYAIDIAEKGGDFPTYESFSDCLSHCCKTKSLGPGLQVHAQLTKSGLLIDAKLRNHLINLYSKCRLFVYARKLLDESPEPDLVSWSAIISGYVQNGMPKEALLAFQEMHSLGIICNEFAFSSVLKACGIREDLRYGKQIHKLALVTGFGSDVFVANTLVVVYAKCRDFKDSRRLFDEIPERSVVSWNALFSCYVQGYFFEEAICLFNEMVSTNMKPNEFSLSSMLNACTGKLDCDLGRKIHGYLIKFGHEADQFSANALVDMYAKVGEIKDALLVFDNVMERDIVSWNAIIAGSVLHEEHDLALELFGQMNNLGVYPNLFTLSSALKACAGLGLKELGRQLHSTLIKIDTKEDLFTNVGLLDMYSKCGLLEEANTMFKSISEKELIAWNAMISGYSSNGEDKEALRIFTEMNKVGVGFNKTTLSAVLKSITSLQDIEICQQVHAISVKSGLQSSDYVVNSLIDSYGKFGNIKDAAKIFQESRKGDLASFTSMITAYSLYGLGEEALKIYKEMQGMGVWPDPFACSALLNACANLSAYEQGKQIHVHTLKLGFMSDTFAGNSLVNMYAKCGCIEDATLSFSKLREKGIVSWSAIIGGLAQHGHGKEALRLFDQMIKEGIHPNHVTLVSVLCACSHTGLVEEAKEYFQSMDKLYGIKPTQEHYACMIDILGRAGKLNEALEVMNKMPYEANGAVWGALLGAAKKHKNVELGQRAAEMLFILEPEKSGTHILLTNLYASAGMWQNVSEMRKMMKENKVKKEPGMSWVEVKDKIHIFIVGDKRHPRSTEIYAKLNEIRDLMVKEGYVPTLENDHHDVEQSEKELQLLHHSEKLAVAFALIATPPGAPIRVKKNLRICLDCHTAFKFICKIVSREIIVRDTNRYHHFKDGSCSCGDYW